Proteins encoded together in one Phalacrocorax aristotelis chromosome 7, bGulAri2.1, whole genome shotgun sequence window:
- the ISL2 gene encoding insulin gene enhancer protein ISL-2 isoform X1, with translation MSLYFRIYFPRSSFRFFYSWPYLFISFRAPDLSFSLCFCLYFSFFLFLQEKNKKKTKKKSKRVVSFPNSWRFCSCTSLPLTVPCSLPAGRPGLALCAGCGGRIQDPFLLRVSPDLEWHVACLKCAECGQPLDETCTCFLRDGKAYCKRDYSRLFGVKCAQCRAAFSSSDLVMRARDHVYHLECFRCAACGRQLLPGDQFCLRERDLLCRADHGPTPDGPAAARGSRSPALPPPAAAAHLAEPVPGRPPHPRPPAHKAAEKTTRVRTVLNEKQLHTLRTCYAANPRPDALMKEQLVEMTGLSPRVIRVWFQNKRCKDKKKSILMKQLQQQQHSDKTSLQGLTGTPLVAGSPIRHESAVQGSAVEVQTYQPPWKALSEFALQSDLEQPAAFQQLVSFSESGSLGTSSGSDVTSLSSQLPDTPNSMVPSPAET, from the exons atgtCTCTGTATTTCCGCATTTATTTCCCTCGATcaagtttcaggtttttttattcctggcCGTATCTATTTATCTCCTTTCGTGCGCCCGACCTTTCGTTCTCTTTatgtttctgtctttatttctctttcttcctatttttgcaagaaaaaaacaaaaaaaaaaccaaaaaaaagagtaagagaGTAGTGTCTTTCCCTAATTCCTGGCGCTTCTGCTCTTGCACGTCGCTGCCCCTGACCGTGCCCTGCTCGCTCCCGGCAGGGCGGCCGGGGCTGGCCCTGTGCGCGGGCTGCGGGGGCCGCATCCAGGACCCCTTCCTGCTGCGGGTGTCGCCGGACCTGGAGTGGCATGTCGCCTGCCTCAAGTGCGCCGAGTGCGGGCAGCCCCTGGACGAGACCTGCACATGCTTCCTGCGCGACGGCAAGGCCTACTGCAAGCGGGACTACAGCAG GCTCTTCGGCGTCAAGTGCGCCCAGTGCCGGGCCGCCTTCAGCAGCAGCGACCTGGTGATGCGCGCCCGTGACCACGTCTACCACCTCGAGTGCTTCCGATGCGCCGCCTGCGGCCGCCAGCTCCTGCCCGGCGACCAGTTCTGCCTGCGGGAGCGGGACCTGCTCTGCCGCGCCGACCACGGGCCGACCCCCgacggccccgccgccgcccgcgggtcccgcagccccgccctgccgccgcccgccgccgccgcgcaccTCGCAG AGCCCGTGCCCGGGCGGCCGCCCCACCCGCGGCCGCCGGCGCACAAGGCGGCGGAGAAGACCACGCGCGTACGGACGGTGCTGAACGAGAAGCAACTGCACACGCTGCGGACCTGCTACGCCGCCAACCCGCGCCCCGACGCCCTGATGAAGGAGCAGCTGGTGGAGATGACGGGGCTCAGCCCTCGCGTCATCCGCGTCTGGTTCCAGAACAAGCGCTGCAAGGACAAGAAGAAGTCCATCCTCAtgaagcagctccagcagcagcagcacagcgaCAAGACG AGCCTGCAGGGCCTCACCGGGACGCCGCtggtggccggcagccccatCCGCCACGAAAGCGCCGTGCAGGGCAGCGCCGTGGAGGTCCAGACCTACCAGCCACCGTGGAAGGCGCTCAGTGAGTTCGCCCTGCAGAGCGACCTGGAGCAGCCCGCCGCCTTCCAGCAGCTG GTCTCCTTCTCCGAGTCCGGCTCCTTGGGCACCTCCTCTGGCAGCGACGTGACCTCGCTGTCCTCCCAGCTCCCCGACACCCCCAACAGCATGgtgcccagcccagccgagACGTGA
- the ISL2 gene encoding insulin gene enhancer protein ISL-2 isoform X2, with the protein MVDILLPRPLPGAMGEPSKRRPGLALCAGCGGRIQDPFLLRVSPDLEWHVACLKCAECGQPLDETCTCFLRDGKAYCKRDYSRLFGVKCAQCRAAFSSSDLVMRARDHVYHLECFRCAACGRQLLPGDQFCLRERDLLCRADHGPTPDGPAAARGSRSPALPPPAAAAHLAEPVPGRPPHPRPPAHKAAEKTTRVRTVLNEKQLHTLRTCYAANPRPDALMKEQLVEMTGLSPRVIRVWFQNKRCKDKKKSILMKQLQQQQHSDKTSLQGLTGTPLVAGSPIRHESAVQGSAVEVQTYQPPWKALSEFALQSDLEQPAAFQQLVSFSESGSLGTSSGSDVTSLSSQLPDTPNSMVPSPAET; encoded by the exons ATGGTGGACATCCTCCTCCCGCGGCCGCTCCCGGGCGCCATGGGGGAACCCTCCAAGA GGCGGCCGGGGCTGGCCCTGTGCGCGGGCTGCGGGGGCCGCATCCAGGACCCCTTCCTGCTGCGGGTGTCGCCGGACCTGGAGTGGCATGTCGCCTGCCTCAAGTGCGCCGAGTGCGGGCAGCCCCTGGACGAGACCTGCACATGCTTCCTGCGCGACGGCAAGGCCTACTGCAAGCGGGACTACAGCAG GCTCTTCGGCGTCAAGTGCGCCCAGTGCCGGGCCGCCTTCAGCAGCAGCGACCTGGTGATGCGCGCCCGTGACCACGTCTACCACCTCGAGTGCTTCCGATGCGCCGCCTGCGGCCGCCAGCTCCTGCCCGGCGACCAGTTCTGCCTGCGGGAGCGGGACCTGCTCTGCCGCGCCGACCACGGGCCGACCCCCgacggccccgccgccgcccgcgggtcccgcagccccgccctgccgccgcccgccgccgccgcgcaccTCGCAG AGCCCGTGCCCGGGCGGCCGCCCCACCCGCGGCCGCCGGCGCACAAGGCGGCGGAGAAGACCACGCGCGTACGGACGGTGCTGAACGAGAAGCAACTGCACACGCTGCGGACCTGCTACGCCGCCAACCCGCGCCCCGACGCCCTGATGAAGGAGCAGCTGGTGGAGATGACGGGGCTCAGCCCTCGCGTCATCCGCGTCTGGTTCCAGAACAAGCGCTGCAAGGACAAGAAGAAGTCCATCCTCAtgaagcagctccagcagcagcagcacagcgaCAAGACG AGCCTGCAGGGCCTCACCGGGACGCCGCtggtggccggcagccccatCCGCCACGAAAGCGCCGTGCAGGGCAGCGCCGTGGAGGTCCAGACCTACCAGCCACCGTGGAAGGCGCTCAGTGAGTTCGCCCTGCAGAGCGACCTGGAGCAGCCCGCCGCCTTCCAGCAGCTG GTCTCCTTCTCCGAGTCCGGCTCCTTGGGCACCTCCTCTGGCAGCGACGTGACCTCGCTGTCCTCCCAGCTCCCCGACACCCCCAACAGCATGgtgcccagcccagccgagACGTGA